One genomic segment of Sminthopsis crassicaudata isolate SCR6 chromosome 2, ASM4859323v1, whole genome shotgun sequence includes these proteins:
- the ZDHHC22 gene encoding palmitoyltransferase ZDHHC22: MLILRLLNVVAPVYFLCISLVTFILQLFLFLPNMFKDPTITPLFSPALLHGALFLFLSANALGNYILVIQNSPEDLGTRKNAGTKGVASPSEWPEAGRKASSSSQSTHFCRLCARVTLRHDHHCFFTGNCIGSRNMRNFIMFCLYTSLACLYSMVAGVAYISAVLSISFAHPLAFLTLLPHSISQFFSGAVLGSEMFVILMLYLWFGIGLACAGFCCHQLLLVLRGQTRHQMRKGMVVRARPWRKNLQEVFGKRWLLGLLIPMLNVGSEYPRHKGK, encoded by the exons ATGCTCATTCTCAGGTTACTCAATGTGGTAGCCCCAGTCTACTTCTTGTGCATCTCCCTGGTGACCTTCATCCTGcagctcttccttttcctccccaacATGTTCAAGGACCCCACAATCACCCCTCTCTTCTCTCCGGCTTTGCTACATGGggctctctttctcttcctttctgccAATGCTCTGGGTAACTACATCTTGGTGATTCAGAACTCACCTGAAGATCTGGGGACTCGCAAGAATGCGGGGACTAAAGGAGTGGCCAGCCCTTCTGAGTGGCCAGAAGCAGGCAGGAAGGCCTCATCTTCCTCACAGAGCACCCACTTTTGCAGGCTCTGTGCTAGGGTCACCCTGAGACACGACCATCACTGTTTCTTCACAGGAAACTGCATCGGAAGCAGAAACATGCGAAACTTCATCATGTTTTGCCTCTATACTTCCTTGGCTTGTCTCTACTCCATGGTAGCTGGAGTGGCCTACATCTCTGCAGTACTCTCCATCTCCTTTGCCCACCCTTTGGCCTTCCTCACACTCCTGCCTCATTCCATTAGCCAGTTTTTCTCAG GAGCTGTCCTTGGTTCTGAAATGTTCGTCATCCTCATGCTATACCTCTGGTTTGGGATTGGACTGGCCTGTGCTGGCTTCTGCTGCCATCAACTTCTGTTGGTGCTTAGGGGACAGACCCGACACCAGATGCGCAAGGGAATGGTGGTTCGTGCCCGACCCTGGAGGAAGAATCTGCAGGAGGTCTTCGGCAAGAGATGGCTCCTGGGCCTTCTGATCCCCATGCTCAATGTGGGGAGCGAATACCCTCGACATAAGGGCAAATAA